In the Xanthobacteraceae bacterium genome, TCGTGCGCAGGATCGTGGCGTCGAACGGTTTGACCAGATAGTTGTTCACGCCTGCTTGCGCGGCTTTCACGACAAGCTCCTTGTCGCCGCGCCCTGTCAGCAGGATAAACGGCAGCCGCCGCACATGCGGGTGCGAGCGCACCGCGCGCAGCAGGCCAAGGCCGTCCATCTCCGGCATGTTGTAATCCGAGATGATGAGATCGACCGGCTGGCGCGTCACTGCCTGCAACGCGGCGTTTCCGTTCTCGGCATCGTAGATCATGCGAATACCGATCTGTTCCAGAGTCATGCGCGTCACTTCACGCACGCTCTGCTGGTCGTCCACGATGAGAACCTTCATGGCGGCTGCGGCCGGCATCTTCTCCTCCCTTATGCCGCCCGCGCAGGCATTTGTGTGCGCGCTGCGAGATCGGTGAGTTTTTCTGCGTCAAGAATGAAAGCGACCCGGCCGTTGCCGAGAATGGTCGCGGCGGCGATTCCGGGCACCGCACCGTAGCTCTCTTCGATGCTTTTGATGACGACCTGCTGGTGCCCGCACAGTTCGTCCACGACGAGGCCGATACGGTTGCCGTCGCCCGCATCGGTGACGATCACGACCTTGTCGCTATCGGCATCGGGTTTCTTACGCAGCGCGAATACTTCGCCCAGTTTCAGCAACGGCACGTGTTCGCCTCGTAACTGCAACACGCCCTGCGTGCCGACCAGATTGCCGATGACGGAGCGATCGGGCAACAGACACTCGACAATCGCTGAAAGTGGCATGACATAAATCTCGCCCGCGGACTTGATGACCATGCCTTCCATCACCGCGAGCGTGAGCGGCAGCGAAAGCTGAATCGTCATGCCGCGTCCGCGTTCGGATTTGAGCGAGACCCTTCCGCCAATCTCGGCGATATTGCTGCGGACCACGTCCATGCCTACGCCGCGGCCGGAAATATCCGAAACCGTTTCCGCCGTTGAGAAGCCTGGCAGCATGATGAGGTTGTTGATCTCGTCGTCGCCGAGCTGTGCGCCCGTCTTCACGAGACCGCGCTCCTGCGCCTTGCGCAACACACGCTCTGGGTCGATGCCTGCGCCGTCGTCGCGAATTTCGATGACGATACGCCCGCCACGGTGTTCGGCGGACAGGCGCACCGTGCCTTCTTCCTGTTTTCCCGCCGCAACCCGCGCGTCGGGCCGCTCGATGCCATGATCGACGGAATTGCGGATGATATGAGTAAGCGGGTCGCCAAGCCGCTCGATGATCGAACGGTCGACTTCCGTTTTCTCGCCAGCAAGTTCGAGGCGTACTTTCTTTCCTGTTTTTGCGGATAGTTCGCGCACAAGGCGCGGCATCCGCTGGAACACCGAGCCGACCGGCTGCGCACGCATGGACATCACACTGTCCTTCAGCTCCCTCGTGTGATGGATTACCTCCTGAACTGATTGCGTCAGCCGCGCGCTGGTATGTTCGGGCAGTTCGTTGACAATCTGGCCGAGCATTGCTTGTGCGATCACGAGTTCACCGACAAGGTTCACCACGCGGTCGATCTTCTCCAGTTCGACTCTGGTGGTCGTCGCGGTTGCGCGCGGCGGCGAAGTGGTTTTGGCCTCCGCTGGCGTTTCCATTTTGTGGGAAGTTGCAGTCTTCGACGGCTCTGCCAGAACATCGGGGACGACAGGTTGCAAAGGTTCCACCTGTGGGGCGGTTTCCTGCACGAAGGATGCAACTGCGCCGCCCTGCATACCGATGTCGCAAAGTCCCGCGATAGGTTGAAGGAGCGCTTCAACCTCTTCGCGGCTCGCCGCGCTATGCAACGTTGCTTGCCATGAAATGTAAACTTCATTCTGCACAATTTTATCGGTCGGCGGCAGCGCACTCGTATCGGCAACCAGGTCCAGTTCGCCGATACCGCGCAATGCGTCGAAAACCCTCGCAAGCGGCAGCAATGGCATATCGGGAGAACGCGGCATGATGAAAAACGTCAACGGCTGCGGCTGCTCCGGCTCATCTGCTGACGCCATCACCGGCGTAAAGTCTATGCCATCGAAATCCGCGGGCGCGACCCCGCCATCAGCACCGTCCGCATCGATCCCCGCGATGGCATCCAGCATCTTGCGGCAAGCCTGACCGAAATCAGGTGCAATCGTTTCGCCGGAACGCGAGAACCGGATCAGGTCGGACAGCACGTCATTGGCGCTGAGCAAAACATCCAGCGTCTCCACGCTGTTCGCGAGCGTACCGTGCCGCAATTTATCCAGCACCGTCTCGAACGCGTGGGCAAATCCGACCAGCGCCTCGAACCCGAAAATTCCAGCGCCGCCTTTCACCGAGTGCACGGCACGAAAGATTGCGTGGATCGTTTCATTCGCCTCGTCGCCGTCGCGCACGGCCGTCAGCCCAGCCTCGATCTGTTGCAGGGCCTCGTCACACTCGTCGAAGAAAGTGTGTTTGAGATCGTCGAACTTCGACATGAATACCGCCTCTACGCCGCCACCTTCGCAACAGTCTCCAACAGACGATCCGGGTCGAACGGTTTCACCATCCATCCGGTTGCGCCGGCCTCGCGCGCAATCGCACGCTTGTCTGCTTCGCCTTCGGTTGTCAGCACCAGAATGGGCAATGTCCGGTGCACCGGGTTCGCGCGAACGCGGCGGATCACCTCGTAGCCGTCCATGTTCGGCATGTTGATGTCGGTAATGATCAGATCGACGCGCTCGCGCGCGAACACCTCCAGTCCATCGGCGCCGTCAACAGCCTGCAACACGTCAAAACCTGCCCCGGCGAGCGTGAGCATCAGCATGTCGCGCATGGTCTTGGAGTCGTCGATGGTGAGAATCCGTTTTGTCATCGCAATCGGGTCCAGTTCTGGAGAAGAAATTTCCGCCGCCCGCATTTCGGGTTCGGCTTCCTGGGCGACATCGGTGCCTTGCACGAATGAAGGCGGCTGCACTGCGAGCACGGTCAGCATTTCCATTAACTCATTATAATTATTGATATTTTCTGGGTATTTTTCGGCTGTGCCCGCAATCCAGTTCTGGAGATCGGCGAGGCGAAAATCCGCAACATCAATGCGCTCGCTCATGACAGGAGACCTCCTGCAAAGGCGCGATGCATTTTCGGCGGCACGGCCGTTTCCGGATGCCATGCACCCATGATCGCCGGACCGATGGCATTGAGCGGCAATTGCCGCTCGACCGCGCCGCGCTCGAACGCTTCGCGCGGCATGCCGTAGATCAGCGACGACGCTTCGTCCTGCCCCACTGTCATCGCGCCGCGTCTGCGCATCGCAAGCAATCCGTCTGCACCGTCCTTCCCCATTCCGGTCAGAATGACGCCCAGCGCATCCTCGCCGACCGATTCCGCAGCCGAACGAAACAGCACATCGACCGAAGGCCTGTGTCCCGAAACGTTTGGCCCTTCGCCGAGCATGCAAAGATAACCGTCGCCCCAGCGGCGCACTTCGAGATGATGCGTGCCCGGCGCGATATAAACGCGGCCCGGCAGCACCGGTTGGCGATGCACGGCTTCGCACACCTCCATCGGGCAGATACGGTTGAGCCGGTTGGCAAATGCGGTCGTGAAGCGCGGCGGCATGTGCTGCGCGATCACGACCGGCGGACAATCCGCTCCCATGTTCGTTAACACTGCGCGTAGGGACTCAACGCCGCCCGTGGAAGCACCGATGGCGACAAGTTTCACGTGTCTCGTCTCAAGTCCCTTGTGCGTTTTCTCGATGCGCTGCGCCGGGCGCGCTGTATAGCGCATGCCCGCCGCCGCTTTCACCTTGGCACACAGTTCCGCGGCCAATGCTTCGAGCGTTTCCGTGCTGCGCGATACGGGTTTCGCCACGAAATCATAAGCACCGATTTCGAGGGCTTCGATCGTGGCTTCTGCACCGGCATGGGTCAGTGACGAAACCATGATGACCGGCATCGGATGCAGCTCGACGATCTTTCGCAGAAACGAAAGCCCGTCCATGCGCGGCATCTCGATATCAAGCGTCAGCACGTCCGGTTCTAAGGCCTTGATACGCTCTCGCGCTTCCAATGGATCACCGGCCGTGCCCACGACTTCGATGCCGGGGTCTTCTTCAAGCATTGCGGACAGCAGCTTCCGCATCAGGACGGAATCATCGACGATCAGGACGCGCACCAATTTCATGTCTTGCCTTTCACGCGAACAGTTCGATGTCGCCGCCGCCACGGCCGGACGACAGGTTGCTGGCATAGTTGTGCTCGACGCTTGCGACTGCGCCGTTGTCGCTGCTGTTGAGCAGGCGGCGGACTACCCGACCCGTTGATGGCGAATAATGAACGCGGCGCGGCAAGGCGCCGCCGAGATCCTGCGCCGCGCACAAGATACCTTCGGCTTCCAGATAGCGGAGCACAAAATCCGCGTTCGCAGTACCGACGAGATTCCTGCTTTGCGTTACGTTGCCGCCACCGAAAACCTTCGCTTCGAATGATTCACGACGGCACCCGTTCTTCAAAAGCTCGTTGATGAGCTTCTCCATGGCGTAGTTCCCGAAACGCGTGGATTGCTTGTCATCACCCCACTGCCCGGAAGAGCATTGCGGCAGCATGAAATGATTCATGCCGCCAATGCCGCTATCGCGGTCGCGTATGCAGGCCGCGACACAAGAGCCGAGCACGGTAACCAGAATTTCGTTCTGGCGGCGCGCGATGCTAAACTCGCCGGGCATCACCTTGATCAGCCACTTCGCGGAAGCCGCATCGAAGAACGAGCGCTTTGTGCCGTTCGCCGGCTGCCCTTCGTCCTGCACGACCATGCGTAACGCGGCGCTCATGCGCGCCTCCGGTAAATCGTGCGGCCTTCCAGTTCCAGCAACGGATGTGCGCGGGTGAGCGATTCCGAATGACCGATATAAAGCCAGCCCTTTGGCGCAAGCTGCTCCGCTAGGCGCTGCAACAGGCGCGCCTTGGTCGGCACATCGAAATAGATCATGACGTTGCGGCAGAAGATCGCGTCGAACTTGCCTTTGAATGGCCAGTCATCGATCAGATTCAGGCGGCGAAAGCGCACCAGATCGCGCAACCGATCCTCGACGACGAGTTTTCCCTCCGCGCTATTCTGCTTCTGGCAAAACATACCGCGAAACGCAGGCGGAACATCTTCGATCGATTCCGGCGGATATTCCGCGCGCGCTGCAGATGCTACGACATCCGTATCAATGTCGGTCGCCAGGATACGCGCGTCGGCGCCGGCTCCCGGCAACGCCTGACCGATGATCGCGGCAATCGAGTATGGCTCCTCGCCGGTTGAGCAACCTGCCGACCAAATCCGTAAACGCGCAGAAGGTTCACGCTTCGCGCGCTCCGCGAAGGGCGCAGCCAAGGTTGCATGCAGGTGCTTGAAGTGGTGAGATTCCCGGAAGAATTTCGTGAGATTGGTCGAGATTGCATTGATGAAGCGCTGCGCTTCCGCGCGGTCGGACAGAAGATATTCCCGATACGCTGCGAATGTCGGCAACCGCAAAGCCCGGAGACGCCGGGAGAGCCGCCCATAAACCAGGTTGCGTTTGGCTTCTGAAAGCGCAATGCCCGCTTTTTCGTGGGCAAACTTTGCCAGCATCCGGAAATCGGCATCGCCGAAAGCAAACTCGCGCTCCTGCGCAGCCGGGCCGCTGCAAGCCTCATCATACAAAGCCGCGGCGGATGCCATGCGTACCATCGTCTTCGCATCCGCCTAGAATTCTTCCCACTCGTCGGCACGCAGCGCGGTCGCGAGCGCACCCTGCATCCGGCCAACCGGATTGGCGCCGTTGGCACGGCGTGGGGTCGCCGCAGGCTTGCCCGCGCCATTCGTGCGCCGCACCGGTAGTACTTGCGATTTTTCCTTGCGTACTTCCCGCGCTTGTTCCGGCTCCTCATCCGCTTTCGCATCGACACGGAAGAACGAAACCCGCGAGTCCATCGACTTCGCCTGCTGCTCCAGCGTCTTTGCCGTCGCTGCATTCTCCTCGACCAGCGCCGAGTTCTGCTGCGTGACCTCGTCCATTTGTGCGAGCGCCTTGTTGACCTGCTCGATACCCGTGGACTGTTCCGCGCTGGCAGCGGCAATGTCGGAAACGATACCCGCCACCTTCTTGATCGAGTCGACGATCTCATGCAGCGACGCACCGGCGCGGTTTACAAGATCGACACCATCTTTCACCTGCGCGGAACTGTTGGTGATCAGATCCTTGATGTCCTTCGCCGCCTGCGAAGAACGCTGCGCAAGGCTGCGCACTTCCGAAGCAACCACGGCGAAGCCGCGGCCGGCGTCGCCTGCCCGCGCAGCCTCCACCGCCGCATTCAATGCCAGCAAGTTGGTTTGCCGTGCAATCTCGTCGATGACGCCGATGATGTCGGAAATCTTGCGCGACGATTCCTCGATCCGCGCCATCGCTTCGACCGCTTTGGCGACAACCTGCCCGCCGCGATCGGCTACTTCCTGCGTGCCGGTCGCCTGCTGATTGGCTTGCTGCGCATTCTCGGCATTCTTCTTCACGGTCGTCGCGATTTCTTCCATCGACGCCGAAGTTTCCTCCAGGCTTGCCGCCTGCTCTTCGGTACGCTGCGAGAGGTCGGTCGTGCTGGTCGAAATCTCCGCAGAAGCATTGGTTACCTCGCGCGCGGCAGCCATGATTTCCGTAATTGTCGAACCGATACGCTCGGCCATTGTGTTGGCATCGTTCTTCAGCGTTCCGAACGAGCCGTTGTATTCGGCATCGATCCGTTGCGTCAGGTCGCCATCCGCCAACGCACTCAGCATCCTGATGAGATCGTCGAGCGCTTTCGCAATGGTGCCGGAGAGCGAATTCACTGCCTCGCCGGTTTTCACCAGCGAGCTGACTTTGCCCTCGGTCTCGACGCGCTGCGAGAAATCGCCATCCGCCGCCGCCTCGACGATGGAGCGGATACCGGCCTCGATCTCCTTGTCGCCGGTGATGTCGGTCGCATATTTCACGACCTTGAACGCCTTGCCGTTCATGTCGAGGATCGGATTGTAGCTGGCCTGAATCCAGATCTCCTTGGCGCCTTTGCCGAAGCGTTTGTATTGACCCGCGTCGTACTCGCCGCGGCCCAACTTTTCCCAGAATGCGCGATAGTCGGCGCTTTCGCGATACGCAGGCTCGACGAAGATCGAGTGATGTTTCCCGCGGATTTCATCGAGCGAATAACCGACCGCTTTCAGGAAATTCTCGTTCGCATGCTGGATGCGGCCATCGGTCGAGAATTCGATCACCGCCTGCGAGCGGTTGATCGCCGCCAGCATGCCTTCGTTGAGGCGCGAGGCGGTGACATCCATCCACTCCAGCACGTTACCGACATAATTGCCTTGCCGGTCGAAACATCCGTTGACCAGCAACGTCACCTTCAGATCGCCAATCGTGATCTCGGTACGGAACGGGAGATTTTTCGGGTCCGAAAGAATTTTCCGTTGATGCGCCGGGTTCCTGTGAAACGTGTCGATGCACGTGCCGATGATCTTTTCGGGGTCGAAGTTCGGCCAGATCGAGCGGAACGCTTCGGCGTTTTTGGACAACAGATCGCGCGTCGGCTGGTTTACATAGGTCACCATGAAATCGCGATCCACCGTCATGATGGCGACCGAAACCTGATCGACGATCTTTGCCCTCAGGAAATCCTCATTGCCGCCTTCGGCAACCGAGCCTTTGTTGAACCACGACATGTCGGTCTCCATCAGTCCTTTTGGATGTTGTCCAATTCCGGTCCTGCCAGCGCTTCGCTGATCGAGGTGGAAAGCAGATTGTTCAGGTCGATCAGCGCGATCATGAAACCCTCGTCGGTCGTGACGAGAC is a window encoding:
- a CDS encoding protein-glutamate O-methyltransferase CheR produces the protein MASAAALYDEACSGPAAQEREFAFGDADFRMLAKFAHEKAGIALSEAKRNLVYGRLSRRLRALRLPTFAAYREYLLSDRAEAQRFINAISTNLTKFFRESHHFKHLHATLAAPFAERAKREPSARLRIWSAGCSTGEEPYSIAAIIGQALPGAGADARILATDIDTDVVASAARAEYPPESIEDVPPAFRGMFCQKQNSAEGKLVVEDRLRDLVRFRRLNLIDDWPFKGKFDAIFCRNVMIYFDVPTKARLLQRLAEQLAPKGWLYIGHSESLTRAHPLLELEGRTIYRRRA
- a CDS encoding chemotaxis protein CheA, whose protein sequence is MSKFDDLKHTFFDECDEALQQIEAGLTAVRDGDEANETIHAIFRAVHSVKGGAGIFGFEALVGFAHAFETVLDKLRHGTLANSVETLDVLLSANDVLSDLIRFSRSGETIAPDFGQACRKMLDAIAGIDADGADGGVAPADFDGIDFTPVMASADEPEQPQPLTFFIMPRSPDMPLLPLARVFDALRGIGELDLVADTSALPPTDKIVQNEVYISWQATLHSAASREEVEALLQPIAGLCDIGMQGGAVASFVQETAPQVEPLQPVVPDVLAEPSKTATSHKMETPAEAKTTSPPRATATTTRVELEKIDRVVNLVGELVIAQAMLGQIVNELPEHTSARLTQSVQEVIHHTRELKDSVMSMRAQPVGSVFQRMPRLVRELSAKTGKKVRLELAGEKTEVDRSIIERLGDPLTHIIRNSVDHGIERPDARVAAGKQEEGTVRLSAEHRGGRIVIEIRDDGAGIDPERVLRKAQERGLVKTGAQLGDDEINNLIMLPGFSTAETVSDISGRGVGMDVVRSNIAEIGGRVSLKSERGRGMTIQLSLPLTLAVMEGMVIKSAGEIYVMPLSAIVECLLPDRSVIGNLVGTQGVLQLRGEHVPLLKLGEVFALRKKPDADSDKVVIVTDAGDGNRIGLVVDELCGHQQVVIKSIEESYGAVPGIAAATILGNGRVAFILDAEKLTDLAARTQMPARAA
- a CDS encoding PAS domain S-box protein produces the protein MSWFNKGSVAEGGNEDFLRAKIVDQVSVAIMTVDRDFMVTYVNQPTRDLLSKNAEAFRSIWPNFDPEKIIGTCIDTFHRNPAHQRKILSDPKNLPFRTEITIGDLKVTLLVNGCFDRQGNYVGNVLEWMDVTASRLNEGMLAAINRSQAVIEFSTDGRIQHANENFLKAVGYSLDEIRGKHHSIFVEPAYRESADYRAFWEKLGRGEYDAGQYKRFGKGAKEIWIQASYNPILDMNGKAFKVVKYATDITGDKEIEAGIRSIVEAAADGDFSQRVETEGKVSSLVKTGEAVNSLSGTIAKALDDLIRMLSALADGDLTQRIDAEYNGSFGTLKNDANTMAERIGSTITEIMAAAREVTNASAEISTSTTDLSQRTEEQAASLEETSASMEEIATTVKKNAENAQQANQQATGTQEVADRGGQVVAKAVEAMARIEESSRKISDIIGVIDEIARQTNLLALNAAVEAARAGDAGRGFAVVASEVRSLAQRSSQAAKDIKDLITNSSAQVKDGVDLVNRAGASLHEIVDSIKKVAGIVSDIAAASAEQSTGIEQVNKALAQMDEVTQQNSALVEENAATAKTLEQQAKSMDSRVSFFRVDAKADEEPEQAREVRKEKSQVLPVRRTNGAGKPAATPRRANGANPVGRMQGALATALRADEWEEF
- a CDS encoding response regulator encodes the protein MTKRILTIDDSKTMRDMLMLTLAGAGFDVLQAVDGADGLEVFARERVDLIITDINMPNMDGYEVIRRVRANPVHRTLPILVLTTEGEADKRAIAREAGATGWMVKPFDPDRLLETVAKVAA
- a CDS encoding response regulator — its product is MPAAAAMKVLIVDDQQSVREVTRMTLEQIGIRMIYDAENGNAALQAVTRQPVDLIISDYNMPEMDGLGLLRAVRSHPHVRRLPFILLTGRGDKELVVKAAQAGVNNYLVKPFDATILRTKIEQVVGKLS
- a CDS encoding chemotaxis response regulator protein-glutamate methylesterase, with the protein product MKLVRVLIVDDSVLMRKLLSAMLEEDPGIEVVGTAGDPLEARERIKALEPDVLTLDIEMPRMDGLSFLRKIVELHPMPVIMVSSLTHAGAEATIEALEIGAYDFVAKPVSRSTETLEALAAELCAKVKAAAGMRYTARPAQRIEKTHKGLETRHVKLVAIGASTGGVESLRAVLTNMGADCPPVVIAQHMPPRFTTAFANRLNRICPMEVCEAVHRQPVLPGRVYIAPGTHHLEVRRWGDGYLCMLGEGPNVSGHRPSVDVLFRSAAESVGEDALGVILTGMGKDGADGLLAMRRRGAMTVGQDEASSLIYGMPREAFERGAVERQLPLNAIGPAIMGAWHPETAVPPKMHRAFAGGLLS
- a CDS encoding chemoreceptor glutamine deamidase CheD, which encodes MSAALRMVVQDEGQPANGTKRSFFDAASAKWLIKVMPGEFSIARRQNEILVTVLGSCVAACIRDRDSGIGGMNHFMLPQCSSGQWGDDKQSTRFGNYAMEKLINELLKNGCRRESFEAKVFGGGNVTQSRNLVGTANADFVLRYLEAEGILCAAQDLGGALPRRVHYSPSTGRVVRRLLNSSDNGAVASVEHNYASNLSSGRGGGDIELFA